The following proteins are encoded in a genomic region of Triticum dicoccoides isolate Atlit2015 ecotype Zavitan chromosome 1B, WEW_v2.0, whole genome shotgun sequence:
- the LOC119312249 gene encoding phospholipase A1-II 7-like, translated as MDNNLVTAAITAQEPPLPPASTLGSIASRWRELHGARSWHGLLDPIDDDLRAFVIAYGEHAAAAYDGFNAERRSPRVGSCLYSRANLLAACGVSSPGHYAVTKFLYAPSGLWLPESTSASPATLAATEPFFVRPLREGPLWRETNWMGYVAVATDEGAAVLGRRDILVAWRGTVTKLEYLNDGDWLHAPATKVIGHSMAAAYKDARVHHGFLSVYTSADKQSKHNNTSVQDQVREEVQRLLQVHKDEEVSITVTGHSLGASLATLNAIDMVAHGINVPPAYSKQSSCPVTAILFASPRVGNGGFKAAIASFPDLRALSVRNEFDPVPSLPMIGYEEGTATEVLCINTTKSQCLRKSSVDLFRFWKDHHNLEVYLHGIAGCQGASKEFRLVVNRDVALLNKWADLLKDEHLAPANWWVTQNKCMVRGVDGHWKFDDYEDDQLSG; from the exons ATGGACAACAACTTGGTAACGGCGGCCATCACCGCGCAAGAGCCGCCCTTGCCGCCGGCGTCAACGCTTGGAAGCATCGCCAGCCGGTGGCGCGAGCTCCATGGCGCCAGGTCGTGGCACGGGCTGCTGGACCCCATCGACGACGACCTACGCGCCTTCGTCATCGCCTACGGCGAGCACGCGGCCGCCGCCTACGACGGGTTCAACGCCGAGAGGCGGTCACCCCGCGTTGGTTCCTGCCTGTACAGCCGCGCCAATCTGCTCGCCGCCTGCGGCGTGTCCAGCCCGGGGCACTACGCCGTCACCAAGTTCCTGTACGCGCCCTCCGGGCTGTGGCTGCCGGAGAGCACATCGGCGTCCCCGGCGACACTAGCAGCGACCGAGCCGTTCTTCGTGCGGCCGCTGCGGGAGGGGCCACTGTGGAGGGAGACCAACTGGATGGGGTATGTGGCAGTGGCGACGGATGAGGGGGCGGCGGTGCTGGGGAGGCGCGACATTCTCGTGGCGTGGCGTGGCACCGTGACGAAACTGGAGTATTTGAACGACGGAGACTGGCTGCACGCGCCCGCCACGAAGGTGATCGGCCACTCCATGGCGGCCGCCTACAAGGATGCCAGGGTGCACCATGGATTTCTGTCCGTGTACACGTCCGCGGACAAACAATCCAAGCACAATAACACCAGCGTCCAAGATCAG GTCCGCGAGGAGGTGCAGAGACTATTGCAGGTGCACAAGGACGAGGAGGTCAGCATCACCGTGACGGGTCACAGCCTAGGCGCGTCGCTTGCAACCCTCAACGCCATCGACATGGTGGCTCACGGCATCAATGTACCTCCTGCCTACTCCAAGCAGTCATCGTGCCCTGTGACGGCGATCCTATTCGCAAGCCCACGCGTTGGGAATGGCGGATTCAAGGCCGCAATCGCCTCATTCCCCGATCTCCGCGCCCTAAGTGTGAGGAACGAATTTGACCCTGTGCCCTCATTGCCAATGATTGGGTACGAGGAGGGCACGGCGACGGAGGTGTTGTGTATCAACACGACCAAGTCACAATGCCTACGCAAGTCCTCCGTCGACTTGTTCAGGTTTTGGAAGGACCACCACAACCTCGAGGTCTACCTGCACGGCATTGCCGGGTGTCAAGGTGCTAGCAAGGAGTTCCGCCTGGTGGTCAATCGCGACGTAGCACTTCTGAACAAGTGGGCCGACTTGCTGAAGGATGAGCACTTGGCGCCAGCGAACTGGTGGGTCACTCAAAACAAGTGCATGGTCAGGGGTGTGGATGGCCACTGGaaattcgatgactatgaggacgaCCAATTAAGTGGTTAG